A part of Saccopteryx bilineata isolate mSacBil1 chromosome 10, mSacBil1_pri_phased_curated, whole genome shotgun sequence genomic DNA contains:
- the TMEM158 gene encoding transmembrane protein 158: MLPLLAALLAAACPLPPVRGGAADAPGLFGAPRNASVNASSAGEPAAPRLLASAAPGPPERPGPEEAAAPCNISVQRQMLSSLLVRWGRPRGFQCDLLLFSTNAHGRAFFAAAFHRVGPPLLIEHLGLAAGGAQQDLRLCVGCGWVRGRRPGRLRPAATAGAPTALPAYPAAEPPGPLWLQGEPLHFCCLDFSLEELQGEPGWRLNRKPIESTLVACFMTLVIVVWSVAALIWPVPIIAGFLPNGMEQRRTTASATAAAAPAAVPAGTTAAAAAAAAAAAAAAAVTSGAATK; the protein is encoded by the coding sequence ATGCTGCCCCTGCTCGCCGCGCTGCTGGCCGCCGCCTGCCCGCTGCCGCCCGTCCGCGGCGGGGCCGCGGACGCGCCGGGCCTCTTCGGGGCGCCCCGCAACGCATCCGTCAACGCGTCGTCCGCGGGAGAGCCCGCCGCCCCGCGGCTGCTGGCCTCGGCGGCTCCCGGCCCCCCCGAGCGGCCGGGCCCAGAGGAGGCGGCGGCGCCGTGCAACATCAGCGTGCAGCGGCAGATGCTGAGCTCGCTGCTCGTGCGCTGGGGCCGCCCGCGGGGCTTCCAGTGCGACTTGCTGCTCTTCTCCACCAACGCGCACGGCCGCGCCTTTTTCGCCGCCGCCTTCCACCGCGTCGGGCCGCCGCTGCTCATCGAGCACCTGGGGCTGGCGGCTGGCGGCGCGCAGCAGGACCTGCGCCTCTGCGTGGGCTGCGGCTGGGTGCGCGGCCGCCGGCCCGGCCGCCTCCGGCCCGCCGCCACCGCCGGGGCGCCCACCGCGCTGCCAGCCTACCCCGCGGCCGAGCCGCCCGGGCCGCTGTGGCTGCAGGGAGAGCCGCTGCATTTCTGCTGCCTGGACTTcagcctggaggagctgcagggcGAGCCGGGCTGGCGGCTAAACCGTAAGCCCATCGAGTCCACGCTGGTGGCCTGCTTCATGACCCTGGTCATCGTCGTGTGGAGCGTGGCCGCCCTCATCTGGCCGGTGCCCATCATCGCCGGGTTCCTGCCCAACGGCATGGAGCAGCGCCGGACCACCGCCAGCGCCACCGCGGCCGCCGCCCCCGCCGCAGTGCCCGCGGGGAccaccgctgccgccgccgctgctgccgccgccgccgccgccgccgcggccgTCACCTCGGGGGCGGCGACCAAGTGA